The following are encoded in a window of Magnolia sinica isolate HGM2019 chromosome 11, MsV1, whole genome shotgun sequence genomic DNA:
- the LOC131218089 gene encoding uncharacterized protein LOC131218089, whose product MLLLSEYTITYEPGKAVKGQAVVDFLAAHPLTDNEIVSDEFPDEQVMMIESSNSWQVFFDGTSRATGVGAGVIFITPQGDLLPYSFTLGTACTNNEAEYNALIIGMEIAGEMKIKTLQIFRDSKLIINQLTTEFETRKQELLPYCRKVQQLLEQFHHVEIKHVP is encoded by the coding sequence ATGTTGTTACTATCAGAATATACAATCACTTACGAGCCAGGGAAAGCAGTTAAGGGGCAAGCAGTGGTAGACTTTTTGGCAGCTCATCCACTGACAGACAATGAAATTGTATCTGATGAATTTCCTGATGAACAagtaatgatgattgaatcgTCAAACTCATGGCAGGTGTTTTTTGATGGCACATCCCGAGCAACAGGAGTAGGTGCGGGAGTGATATTTATCACCCCTCAAGGCGATTTATTACCTTATTCATTCACATTAGGTACTgcatgcacaaataatgaagctGAGTATAAtgctctcatcattggaatggagatAGCTGGTGAAATGAAGATAAAGACACTGCAGATTTTTAGGGATTCtaagttgattataaatcaactaaCAACTGAGTTTGAaacaagaaagcaagagcttctaCCATACTGTCGAAAAGTGCAACAATTGCTAGAACAATTCCATCACGTCGAAATCAAGCATGTGCCGTGA